Proteins from a genomic interval of Aquabacterium sp. J223:
- a CDS encoding DUF2834 domain-containing protein, whose translation MPKLLERAYFILAIVGLLFTWYFNIQFFLGGGNVAPSSFFSSAFANPLTTAITLDVYCSALVFSVWAIADQKESFAPRPWIYVLLCFAVGLAFAFPLYLGRRRQLRRAAQRHGD comes from the coding sequence ATGCCGAAATTACTCGAACGCGCATATTTTATCCTTGCAATCGTCGGTTTGCTGTTCACTTGGTACTTCAATATCCAATTTTTCCTCGGTGGTGGTAACGTTGCACCGAGCTCCTTCTTTTCTAGCGCGTTTGCCAACCCACTCACCACGGCGATCACCTTAGACGTCTACTGCTCGGCACTGGTGTTTTCAGTTTGGGCGATAGCCGACCAAAAGGAATCCTTCGCGCCGCGACCGTGGATCTACGTTTTACTGTGCTTCGCAGTTGGCCTTGCGTTCGCATTCCCGCTCTACTTGGGTCGCCGGCGCCAGCTGAGACGCGCTGCTCAGCGGCACGGTGATTGA
- a CDS encoding sensor histidine kinase has product MPRKPFALSLFWRTFFLLALLLAGGVFAWVQTLRALELEPRAVQAAQQIASLVNLSRAALRYSDNINRVTVMKAMTDQESVRLLPREPGDRYEPFEVDRFTRRIGQELRTKLGPDTLVASSVNGVPGLWVGLSIERDPYWLRAEATRVFTSAGGGTWFSWVSIAIIATGFGSVAIARLINRPLRELSFAASRIREGEFDSRLDENTLTSEIREVNRGFNRMARELAKVEEDRAVMLAGISHDLRTPLARLRLEAEMSVHDEEARRAMAMDIDQLDAIIDKFMDYARPGEVELVPVLLAKLIDREAAAIRDPSVIRITSRVAIDLMVMADDVELGRVFGNLFENARRYGRTTETGVAVVEVSYARTGPWVIVNVRDHGPGVPPEKLAQLTTPFYRGDAARTAATGAGLGLAIVEKALQRMGGSFELQNADSGGLVARLRLRRAA; this is encoded by the coding sequence ATGCCGCGCAAGCCCTTCGCCCTGAGCCTTTTCTGGCGCACCTTCTTCCTGCTCGCGCTGCTGCTGGCCGGCGGCGTCTTCGCCTGGGTGCAGACGCTGCGGGCGCTGGAGCTGGAGCCGCGGGCGGTGCAGGCGGCGCAGCAGATCGCCAGCCTGGTCAACCTGTCGCGCGCCGCGCTGCGCTACTCGGACAACATCAACCGGGTGACGGTGATGAAGGCGATGACCGACCAGGAGTCGGTGCGCCTGCTGCCGCGCGAGCCGGGTGACCGCTACGAACCCTTCGAGGTCGACCGTTTCACCCGGCGCATCGGCCAGGAACTGCGCACCAAGCTGGGCCCCGACACGCTGGTGGCCAGCTCGGTCAACGGGGTGCCGGGCCTGTGGGTCGGGCTGTCGATCGAACGGGACCCCTACTGGCTGCGCGCCGAGGCCACCCGCGTCTTCACCTCGGCCGGCGGCGGCACCTGGTTCAGCTGGGTCAGCATCGCCATCATCGCCACCGGCTTCGGCTCGGTGGCCATCGCGCGGCTGATCAACCGGCCGCTGCGCGAGCTGTCGTTCGCCGCCAGCCGCATCCGCGAGGGCGAGTTCGATTCGCGCCTGGACGAGAACACGCTGACCAGCGAGATCCGCGAGGTCAACCGCGGCTTCAACCGCATGGCGCGCGAGCTGGCCAAGGTCGAGGAGGACCGCGCCGTCATGCTGGCCGGCATCAGCCACGACCTGCGCACCCCGCTCGCCCGGCTGCGGCTGGAAGCCGAGATGAGCGTGCACGACGAGGAGGCGCGGCGGGCGATGGCGATGGACATCGACCAGCTCGACGCCATCATCGACAAGTTCATGGACTACGCCCGCCCCGGCGAGGTCGAGCTGGTGCCGGTGCTGCTGGCCAAGCTGATCGACCGCGAGGCGGCCGCCATCCGCGACCCGTCGGTCATCCGCATCACCTCGCGGGTGGCGATCGACCTGATGGTGATGGCCGACGACGTCGAGCTCGGCCGGGTGTTCGGCAACCTGTTCGAGAACGCCCGCCGCTACGGCCGCACCACCGAGACCGGCGTGGCGGTGGTCGAGGTGAGCTACGCGCGCACCGGCCCCTGGGTGATCGTCAACGTGCGCGACCACGGCCCCGGCGTGCCGCCGGAGAAGCTGGCCCAACTCACCACCCCGTTCTACCGCGGCGACGCCGCGCGCACCGCGGCCACCGGCGCGGGGCTGGGTCTGGCCATCGTGGAGAAGGCGCTGCAGCGCATGGGCGGCAGCTTCGAGCTGCAGAACGCCGACAGCGGCGGCCTGGTGGCGCGGCTGCGGCTGCGGCGGGCGGCGTAG
- a CDS encoding 3-hydroxybutyrate dehydrogenase, translating into MLSGKTALVTGSTSGIGLGIALALAREGATLVLNGFGDPEPAKAEVAALGGKVGFHGADMSKPEQIADLMAYAEREFGGVDILVNNAGIQHVANIEDFPPEKWDSIIAINLSSAFHTTRLAVPGMRRKNWGRILNIASAHGLVASAQKVAYVAAKHGIVGLTKTVALETATTGVTCNAICPGWVLTPLVQKQIDDRAAREGLAVEKARAELLGEKQPSGEFVTPEQLGGLAVFLCSPAADQVRGVAWNMDGGWVAQ; encoded by the coding sequence ATGCTCAGCGGAAAGACCGCCCTCGTCACCGGCTCCACCAGCGGCATCGGGCTGGGCATCGCCCTGGCGCTGGCCCGCGAGGGCGCCACCCTGGTGCTCAACGGCTTCGGCGACCCCGAGCCGGCCAAGGCGGAGGTGGCGGCGCTGGGCGGCAAGGTGGGCTTCCACGGTGCGGACATGTCCAAGCCCGAGCAGATCGCCGACCTGATGGCCTACGCCGAGCGCGAGTTCGGCGGCGTCGACATCCTGGTCAACAACGCCGGCATCCAGCACGTGGCCAACATCGAGGACTTCCCGCCGGAGAAGTGGGACTCGATCATCGCCATCAACCTGAGCTCGGCCTTCCACACCACCCGGCTGGCGGTGCCCGGCATGCGGCGGAAGAACTGGGGCCGCATCCTCAACATCGCCTCGGCGCACGGGCTGGTGGCCTCGGCGCAGAAGGTGGCCTACGTCGCCGCCAAGCACGGCATCGTCGGCCTGACGAAGACGGTGGCGCTGGAGACGGCCACCACCGGCGTCACCTGCAACGCCATCTGCCCCGGCTGGGTGCTGACGCCGCTGGTGCAGAAGCAGATCGACGACCGCGCCGCCCGCGAGGGCCTGGCGGTGGAGAAGGCGCGCGCCGAACTGCTGGGCGAGAAGCAGCCGTCCGGCGAGTTCGTCACGCCCGAGCAGTTGGGCGGGCTGGCGGTGTTCCTCTGCTCGCCGGCCGCCGACCAGGTGCGCGGCGTGGCGTGGAACATGGATGGCGGCTGGGTCGCCCAGTGA
- a CDS encoding glycosyltransferase: MKSDFQELRLNVEWRLKRRARRVSAIADVPSDCNAVFFTVDDPIARNQVFPFYLYSSKLRQAYGIRFCELDWRCLQAEEKPAAVFPRVQWVCLQTWFDLSGQQIEFLLERINQIFPNARINYFDWFAPLDLRYAGRLQGWIHRYYKKQVLRDVEDYRRPHQGDTNLTDYYSRRFGLDMPVTMQEPVDDRFFSDKLLLGPSFYLAPYLISRFSRPMPVHTRKFDVHARIAIAGEPWYSRMRQEAKTALGALQHRRVIQDGRVSRSQFMREVEASTLCFSPFGYGEICWRDFEAIACGAVLVKPDVGHIRMDPDLLLAEETYAAVRWDLADFRDTVEQLLGDESRRSIMAARAFEAVYQYLSSQRFVDQVQWLFTADPLYEAVDKDAAPHRATPVRL; this comes from the coding sequence GTGAAGTCAGATTTTCAAGAACTGCGCTTGAACGTTGAATGGCGACTCAAGCGGCGCGCTCGAAGGGTCAGCGCCATCGCGGATGTTCCGTCCGATTGCAATGCGGTCTTCTTCACCGTCGACGATCCGATCGCACGCAACCAGGTCTTCCCTTTCTATCTCTACTCGAGCAAGTTGCGGCAAGCCTATGGCATCCGGTTTTGCGAACTGGACTGGCGTTGTCTGCAAGCCGAGGAAAAGCCGGCGGCCGTCTTTCCTAGAGTGCAATGGGTTTGCCTGCAAACTTGGTTCGACCTTTCGGGTCAACAGATCGAATTTCTGTTGGAGCGCATCAACCAGATTTTTCCCAACGCCAGGATCAATTACTTTGACTGGTTCGCGCCGCTCGACTTGCGCTACGCCGGTCGCCTCCAGGGGTGGATCCACAGGTACTACAAGAAGCAGGTGCTGCGCGACGTGGAGGACTATCGGCGCCCGCACCAAGGCGACACCAACCTCACGGACTACTACTCTCGCAGGTTCGGGCTCGACATGCCCGTCACCATGCAGGAGCCGGTCGACGACCGGTTCTTCTCCGACAAGTTGTTGCTGGGTCCCAGCTTCTACCTCGCACCGTACCTGATCAGTCGCTTCTCACGACCGATGCCGGTGCACACCCGAAAGTTCGACGTCCACGCGCGCATCGCGATCGCTGGAGAGCCGTGGTATTCACGCATGCGCCAGGAGGCGAAGACCGCGCTCGGCGCGCTGCAGCACCGTCGCGTGATCCAGGACGGCCGGGTGTCGCGGTCCCAGTTCATGCGCGAGGTGGAGGCCAGCACCCTGTGCTTCAGTCCGTTCGGCTACGGCGAGATCTGTTGGCGCGATTTCGAAGCGATCGCCTGCGGCGCCGTGCTGGTGAAGCCCGACGTCGGCCACATCCGCATGGACCCCGACCTCCTTCTGGCCGAGGAGACATACGCTGCGGTGCGCTGGGACCTTGCCGACTTCCGCGACACGGTTGAACAATTGCTTGGCGACGAGTCGCGGCGGTCCATCATGGCGGCGCGGGCCTTCGAGGCGGTGTATCAGTACCTGTCGTCCCAGCGCTTCGTCGACCAGGTTCAATGGCTGTTCACCGCCGACCCTCTTTACGAGGCAGTGGACAAGGACGCTGCCCCACACCGCGCGACGCCGGTGCGTCTGTGA
- a CDS encoding alpha/beta fold hydrolase produces MTDPRLEHVQCLDSRGLHRMAYWAWGDPANDNVLVCVHGLTRQGRDFDTLARALSDRYRVVCPDVVGRGRSDWLADPAGYAIPAYVADMVTLLARLNAKTLDWVGTSMGGLIGLGLAALKNSPIRRLVLNDVGPTIEYASLQRIGQYLGMPVRWKTEQEAADALWAISRSFGPHTPEQWLAMSRPQLKADGDGFKPHYDPAIAVPFRQVTPEVAAAGERHLWQAWDSLTLPVLLLRGAESDLLSAATARAMTERGPKARLVEFAGVGHAPTLQAADQVAVVVDFLCKQD; encoded by the coding sequence ATGACCGACCCCCGCCTCGAACACGTGCAGTGCCTGGACAGCCGCGGCCTGCACCGCATGGCGTACTGGGCGTGGGGCGACCCGGCCAACGACAACGTCCTGGTCTGCGTGCACGGCCTGACCCGCCAGGGCCGCGACTTCGACACGCTGGCCCGGGCGCTGAGCGACCGCTACCGCGTCGTCTGCCCCGACGTGGTGGGTCGCGGGCGCTCCGACTGGCTGGCCGACCCCGCGGGCTACGCCATCCCGGCCTACGTGGCCGACATGGTCACGCTGCTGGCGCGGCTGAACGCGAAGACGCTGGACTGGGTCGGCACCTCGATGGGCGGCCTGATCGGGTTGGGCCTGGCCGCATTGAAGAACTCGCCGATCCGCCGGCTGGTGCTGAACGACGTCGGCCCGACGATCGAATACGCGTCGCTGCAGCGCATCGGCCAGTACCTGGGCATGCCCGTGCGCTGGAAGACCGAGCAGGAAGCGGCCGACGCGCTGTGGGCCATCTCGCGCAGCTTCGGCCCGCACACGCCCGAGCAGTGGCTGGCGATGAGCCGGCCGCAGTTGAAGGCCGACGGCGACGGCTTCAAGCCGCACTACGACCCCGCCATCGCGGTGCCCTTCCGCCAGGTCACGCCCGAGGTGGCGGCGGCCGGCGAGCGCCACCTGTGGCAGGCCTGGGACAGCCTGACCTTGCCGGTGCTGCTGCTGCGCGGGGCGGAGTCCGACCTGCTGTCGGCCGCCACCGCCAGAGCGATGACCGAGCGCGGCCCGAAGGCCCGGCTCGTGGAGTTCGCCGGCGTCGGCCATGCGCCCACGCTGCAGGCGGCCGACCAGGTGGCGGTGGTGGTCGACTTCCTCTGCAAGCAGGACTGA
- the ompR gene encoding two-component system response regulator OmpR, which produces MNAPANARADRVVVVDDDARIRDLLRRYLTQEGFEVLLAEDAKALNRVLTRETIDLIVLDLMLPGEDGLSICRRLRAANDVTPIIMLTAKVEDVDRIVGLEVGADDYLPKPFNPRELLARIHAVLRRRPTLEAPGAPAKEPQTVSFGPFEFDLSLRRLTKEGEQIALTTGEFSMLKALVRHPRQPLSRDKLAQLARGREFEPFDRSLDVQISRLRKMIEPDPSQPRYIQTVWGVGYVFVPDGTN; this is translated from the coding sequence ATGAACGCACCCGCCAACGCCCGGGCCGACCGCGTCGTCGTCGTCGACGACGACGCCCGCATCCGGGACCTGCTGCGCCGCTACCTGACGCAGGAAGGCTTCGAGGTGCTGCTGGCCGAGGACGCCAAGGCGCTGAACCGCGTGCTCACCCGCGAGACCATCGACCTCATCGTGCTCGACCTGATGCTGCCCGGCGAGGACGGCCTGTCCATCTGCCGGCGCCTGCGCGCCGCCAACGACGTGACGCCCATCATCATGCTCACGGCCAAGGTGGAGGACGTGGACCGCATCGTCGGCCTGGAGGTGGGCGCCGACGACTACCTGCCCAAGCCCTTCAACCCGCGCGAGCTGCTGGCGCGCATCCACGCGGTGCTGCGCCGCCGGCCGACGCTGGAGGCGCCCGGCGCGCCGGCCAAGGAACCGCAGACCGTCAGCTTCGGCCCGTTCGAGTTCGACCTGTCGCTGCGCCGGCTGACCAAAGAAGGCGAGCAGATCGCCCTGACCACCGGCGAGTTCTCCATGCTCAAGGCGCTGGTGCGCCACCCGCGGCAGCCGCTGTCGCGCGACAAGCTGGCGCAGCTGGCCCGCGGCCGTGAGTTCGAGCCCTTCGACCGCAGCCTGGACGTGCAGATCAGCCGCCTGCGCAAGATGATCGAGCCCGATCCCTCGCAGCCGCGCTACATCCAGACGGTCTGGGGCGTGGGCTACGTCTTCGTGCCGGACGGCACGAACTGA
- a CDS encoding SIMPL domain-containing protein (The SIMPL domain is named for its presence in mouse protein SIMPL (signalling molecule that associates with mouse pelle-like kinase). Bacterial member BP26, from Brucella, was shown to assemble into a channel-like structure, while YggE from E. coli has been associated with resistance to oxidative stress.) yields the protein MTRSVAHAARAALCAAALMGSLPVALAQPAAPLDNVVQLSAQAAAEVPQDLLSITLRATREGAEAAAVQAQLRQALDAALSDARRQVVPGRLEVKTGAFNVLPRVQSGPNGNGQIAGWQGQAELIVEGRDTAAVAALAGRLSGLAVVRVQPGLSREAREKAEDELTAQAVGRFRARAAELARLFGQSTYVLREVSVGASDPGVPPVPMYRMQAAGAAVADESLPVQAGKATVTVTVNGSVQLKP from the coding sequence ATGACTCGTTCGGTGGCCCATGCGGCCCGTGCCGCGCTGTGTGCCGCCGCCCTCATGGGCAGCCTGCCGGTCGCCCTGGCGCAGCCGGCCGCGCCGTTGGACAACGTGGTGCAGCTGAGCGCGCAGGCCGCCGCCGAGGTGCCGCAGGACCTGCTGTCGATCACCCTGCGCGCCACCCGCGAGGGCGCCGAGGCCGCCGCGGTGCAGGCCCAGCTGCGCCAGGCGCTGGACGCCGCGCTGTCGGACGCGCGCCGGCAGGTCGTGCCGGGTCGGCTGGAGGTGAAGACCGGCGCCTTCAACGTGCTGCCGAGGGTTCAAAGCGGGCCCAACGGCAACGGCCAGATCGCCGGCTGGCAGGGCCAGGCGGAGCTGATCGTGGAAGGCCGTGACACCGCCGCGGTGGCGGCCCTGGCCGGACGGCTGTCGGGCCTGGCGGTGGTCCGGGTGCAGCCGGGCCTGTCGCGCGAGGCGCGCGAGAAGGCGGAAGACGAGCTCACCGCCCAGGCCGTGGGCCGCTTCAGGGCCCGCGCCGCCGAGCTGGCGCGGCTGTTCGGTCAGTCGACCTACGTGCTGCGCGAGGTCAGCGTCGGCGCCAGCGACCCCGGCGTGCCGCCGGTGCCGATGTACCGGATGCAGGCCGCCGGGGCTGCCGTTGCCGACGAGTCGCTGCCGGTGCAGGCCGGCAAGGCGACGGTGACGGTGACGGTCAACGGCTCGGTGCAGCTGAAACCGTAG
- the ispD gene encoding 2-C-methyl-D-erythritol 4-phosphate cytidylyltransferase, with translation MQISFDAPRCYALVPCAGSGRRAGPGGPKQYRPLAGRPVVAHTLDALAAVRGLSATLVVLAPDDDRFEAELPGFEAGGRGWVARCGGDSRAASVSAGLQVLRERGVQPHDWVLVHDAARCLLRPSAVERLIAACADDEVGGLLALPVADTLKQAEGEHVAATVDRRAKWAAQTPQMFRLGLLQAALAGADASVTDESSAVERLGHRPRLVPGDLDNLKLTWPADFELAERLLASCERHR, from the coding sequence ATGCAGATCTCCTTCGACGCGCCCCGGTGCTACGCGTTGGTCCCGTGCGCTGGCAGCGGCCGCCGCGCCGGCCCGGGCGGGCCCAAGCAGTACCGGCCGCTGGCCGGCCGCCCGGTGGTGGCCCACACGCTGGACGCGCTGGCCGCCGTGCGGGGCCTCAGCGCCACCCTGGTGGTGCTGGCACCGGACGACGATCGCTTCGAGGCCGAGCTGCCCGGCTTCGAGGCCGGCGGCCGCGGCTGGGTGGCACGCTGCGGCGGCGACAGCCGGGCGGCGTCGGTGTCCGCCGGCCTGCAGGTGCTGCGCGAACGCGGCGTGCAGCCGCACGACTGGGTGCTGGTGCACGACGCGGCACGCTGCCTGCTGCGGCCGTCGGCCGTCGAGCGGTTGATCGCCGCCTGCGCGGACGACGAAGTCGGCGGCCTGCTGGCGCTGCCGGTGGCCGACACGCTGAAGCAGGCCGAGGGCGAGCACGTCGCCGCGACGGTGGACCGCCGCGCCAAGTGGGCGGCGCAGACGCCGCAGATGTTCCGGCTCGGGCTGCTGCAGGCCGCGCTGGCCGGGGCCGACGCCTCGGTCACCGACGAGTCGTCGGCCGTCGAACGCCTGGGCCACCGGCCGCGGCTGGTGCCCGGCGACCTGGACAACCTCAAGCTCACCTGGCCGGCCGACTTCGAGCTGGCCGAGCGGCTGCTGGCCTCTTGCGAAAGACACCGATGA
- a CDS encoding RelA/SpoT family protein, which yields MKTGSLTGLPAGGAPAVAAAPIVRLLDADTDAGAPRDDVARARAFAEPLLAGQRFDSGEDALAHADGVAAILAGIGAAPPLLAASYLVYASDFLQRPEEVVRKAFGESYARLVGHTRRLVQVQRAAREASLDGARRAEQTERVRKMLLAFSRDLRVVLLRLASRLQTLRHYAASKQACPEALARESREVFAPLANRLGIWPIKWELEDLSFRFLDPAAYKAVAALLDETRLQREQSTEAARRRMADALQAAGVPAEVQGRPKHLYSIFKKMRGKGLDIGQVMDLRALRVIVDDVQCCYAALSAVHERFAPVPGEYDDYIARPKPNGYQSLHTVVLDDGRPVEVQIRTREMHEHAEHGVAAHWAYKEAGAKGYAGVAAAGDFEQRVADARKAVLRQLLAWERDLAAPQGDGEAAARHADDPLPAPGGDAVAGRFDDRLYVFTPQAAVIELTAGATPIDFAYALHTDLGHRCRGARVDGAMVPLNTPLQNGQTVEVVAAKEGGPSLDWLNPELGYLKSARAKAKVRAWFNNLQQGETIARGREAVEKLLQREGRTALKLDELAARLGFRSADALFEVVGKDEYSLRHIEQLLRPAEPAPEADELLALKKARPTTLAPAGGVLVVGVDSLLTSLARCCRPAPPDAIAGFVTRGRGVAVHRADCPNFRHMAARSPERRIAVTWGRGRAVRGAPLYPVGVMVEGSDRPGLLRDISEVFAKEKLHLTGVQMQTLRDGGLGTTRMNCTVEVSDAQRLQRVLGQVLRIDGVRQARRR from the coding sequence ATGAAGACCGGTTCGCTGACCGGCCTTCCCGCCGGCGGCGCACCGGCGGTGGCGGCCGCGCCCATCGTCCGCCTGCTCGACGCCGACACCGACGCCGGCGCCCCGCGCGACGACGTGGCGCGCGCCCGCGCCTTCGCCGAGCCGCTGCTCGCCGGCCAGCGCTTCGACAGCGGCGAGGACGCGCTGGCCCATGCCGACGGCGTGGCCGCCATCCTGGCCGGCATCGGCGCGGCGCCGCCGCTGCTCGCCGCCAGCTACCTGGTCTACGCCAGCGACTTCCTGCAGCGGCCGGAGGAGGTGGTGCGCAAGGCCTTCGGCGAGTCCTACGCCCGGCTGGTCGGCCACACCCGGCGCCTGGTGCAGGTGCAGCGGGCGGCGCGGGAAGCCTCGCTCGACGGCGCCCGGCGCGCCGAGCAGACCGAGCGCGTGCGCAAGATGCTGCTGGCCTTCTCGCGCGACCTGCGGGTGGTGCTGCTGCGCCTGGCCTCGCGGCTGCAGACGCTGCGCCATTACGCGGCCAGCAAGCAGGCCTGCCCCGAGGCGCTGGCGCGCGAGAGCCGCGAGGTCTTCGCGCCGCTGGCCAACCGGCTGGGCATCTGGCCGATCAAGTGGGAGCTGGAGGACCTGTCCTTCCGCTTCCTCGACCCCGCCGCCTACAAGGCCGTCGCCGCGCTGCTGGACGAGACCCGGCTGCAGCGGGAGCAGAGCACCGAGGCGGCCCGCCGGCGCATGGCCGACGCCCTGCAGGCCGCGGGCGTGCCGGCCGAGGTGCAGGGCCGGCCCAAGCACCTGTACTCCATCTTCAAGAAGATGCGCGGCAAGGGCCTGGACATCGGCCAGGTGATGGACCTGCGGGCGCTGCGGGTCATCGTCGACGACGTGCAGTGCTGCTACGCGGCCCTGAGCGCGGTGCACGAGCGCTTCGCGCCGGTGCCCGGCGAGTACGACGACTACATCGCCAGGCCCAAGCCCAACGGCTACCAGTCGCTGCACACGGTGGTGCTGGACGACGGCCGGCCGGTGGAGGTGCAGATCCGCACCCGCGAGATGCACGAGCACGCCGAGCACGGGGTCGCCGCGCACTGGGCCTACAAGGAGGCCGGCGCCAAGGGCTACGCCGGCGTTGCCGCGGCGGGCGACTTCGAGCAGCGGGTGGCCGACGCCCGCAAGGCCGTGCTGCGCCAGCTGCTGGCGTGGGAACGCGACCTGGCCGCGCCGCAGGGCGACGGCGAGGCCGCGGCCCGGCATGCCGACGACCCGCTGCCGGCCCCGGGCGGGGACGCCGTGGCCGGACGTTTCGACGACCGGCTGTACGTGTTCACGCCGCAGGCCGCGGTGATCGAACTCACCGCCGGCGCCACGCCCATCGACTTCGCCTACGCCCTGCACACCGACCTCGGCCACCGCTGCCGCGGCGCCCGGGTCGACGGCGCCATGGTGCCGCTGAACACGCCGCTGCAGAACGGGCAGACGGTGGAGGTGGTGGCGGCCAAGGAGGGCGGGCCGTCGCTGGACTGGCTGAACCCCGAACTGGGCTACCTGAAGAGCGCCCGCGCCAAGGCCAAGGTGCGCGCCTGGTTCAACAACCTGCAGCAGGGCGAGACCATCGCCCGCGGCCGCGAGGCGGTCGAGAAGCTGCTGCAGCGCGAGGGCCGCACCGCGCTCAAGCTCGACGAACTCGCCGCACGGCTGGGCTTCCGCAGCGCCGACGCCTTGTTCGAGGTGGTGGGCAAGGACGAGTACTCGCTGCGCCACATCGAGCAATTGCTCCGGCCCGCCGAGCCGGCGCCCGAGGCCGACGAACTGCTCGCGCTGAAGAAGGCCAGGCCCACCACGCTGGCGCCGGCGGGCGGCGTGCTGGTGGTGGGCGTCGATTCGCTGCTCACCTCGCTGGCCCGCTGCTGCCGGCCGGCGCCGCCGGACGCCATCGCCGGCTTCGTCACCCGCGGCAGAGGCGTGGCCGTGCACCGCGCCGACTGCCCCAACTTCCGCCACATGGCGGCGCGGTCGCCGGAACGGCGCATCGCCGTCACCTGGGGGAGGGGCAGGGCGGTGCGGGGGGCCCCGCTGTACCCGGTGGGCGTGATGGTCGAGGGCAGCGACCGCCCGGGCCTGCTGCGCGACATCTCCGAGGTCTTCGCCAAGGAGAAGCTGCACCTCACCGGCGTGCAGATGCAGACCCTGCGCGACGGCGGCCTTGGCACCACCCGCATGAACTGCACGGTGGAGGTCAGCGACGCGCAACGGCTGCAGCGGGTGCTGGGCCAGGTGCTGCGCATCGACGGCGTGCGCCAGGCCCGCCGGCGCTGA
- the ispF gene encoding 2-C-methyl-D-erythritol 2,4-cyclodiphosphate synthase: MIRIGEGWDTHALVSGRPLVLGGVTIPHSHGLLGHSDADALLHAITDALLGAAGLGDIGRHFPDTDPQFKGADSHALLAEAARRVGEAGWAVGNVDATIVAQAPKMSPHIPAMRERIAAALGVTVEQVNVKAKTAEKMGPVGEGRSIEARAVALLLAR; encoded by the coding sequence ATGATTCGCATCGGTGAAGGATGGGACACCCACGCGCTCGTGTCCGGCCGGCCCTTGGTGCTGGGCGGCGTGACCATCCCGCACAGCCATGGGCTGCTCGGCCATTCCGACGCCGACGCGCTGCTGCACGCCATCACCGACGCGCTGCTGGGCGCGGCCGGCCTGGGCGACATCGGCCGCCACTTCCCGGACACCGACCCGCAGTTCAAGGGCGCCGACTCGCACGCGCTGCTGGCCGAGGCGGCGCGCCGGGTCGGCGAGGCCGGCTGGGCGGTGGGCAACGTCGACGCCACCATCGTCGCCCAGGCGCCGAAGATGTCGCCGCACATCCCGGCCATGCGCGAGCGCATCGCCGCCGCGCTGGGCGTGACGGTGGAGCAGGTCAACGTCAAGGCGAAGACGGCCGAGAAGATGGGACCGGTGGGCGAGGGCCGATCGATCGAGGCGCGGGCGGTGGCGCTGCTGCTGGCGCGCTGA